From the Thermococcus sp. genome, the window AAATCAACGGTTGCGATTAACCTTGCGGTCGAGCTAGCAAGGCGCTTCAAACTTGTTCTGGGTGATCTCGACGTTGAGGCTCCCAACGACCACATTCTCCTCGGAGTTAAGCTGACCAACGAGAGGCCGGTAAACCAGTTCATGCCCCGCTTTGACTACTCCAAGTGCACCCGTTGTAGGAAATGCGCCGAGGCCTGCGAGGAGCACGCGATAGTAACGTTGAGGGACGGAACGCCCTTCCTCATGCCGAACCTCTGCTCCGGTTGCAGGGCCTGCGAGATAGTCTGCCCCGTCCCGGGCGCCATCCAGGAGGCCTTCCGGGTTATAGGCCACACCTACGTAACGGAGACCCCCTACGGGTTCACACTTGTAACTGGGAAGCTGAGGGAAGGCGAGGAGCGCTCGATGCCCCTCGTCGTCGAGGCCAAAAAGCTCGCCCGCTCGGTTCCTCATGAACTCCTCCTCGTTGACACAGCCGCTGGAACAGGGAACACCGTTTCAAAGGCTATCGAAGGCTCGGAGTTGCTTATAGCGGTTACAGAGCCCACACCGCTGGGCATACACGACACTGAGCTCATCCTGAGGCTCGGCCAGCTTATGGACATGCCCACGTGGGTAGTCATCAACAGGGCCGACCTCGGTGAGAGGGAGAGGGTCTATGCACTGGCTGAAAAGTACGGGGCGGAGGTCGTAGCCGAGATACCCTACAGCGAGAACATAGTAAGGAGCTACGTTCAGGGAGAGCCCGTTGTCCTCTGGGACGTTCCCGAGGCAATAATCTTCCGGGAGCTGGCGGAGAAAGTTGCTCGCTTTCTCGGAGGTGATGAGTGATGCAGATAGCCATAGCGAGCGGTAAGGGTGGCGTCGGGAAGAGCAGTATAACCGCTTCACTCCTCTATCTACTCAAGGACGAGTACAGCTTCGTGGCCGTTGATGCCGACGCTGAAGCCCCTAACCTCAGCCTTCTCCTCGGCGTTACGGAGTGGGAGGAAGAGAGGGAGCACTTTGGGGCGAAGGTGGCCAGAATAAACACCGAGAACTGCGTAAGGTGTGGCATCTGTATGGAACGCTGTCCCTACGAGTGCATTTACATAGACGATGAGGGCAACTACGTCGTCAACGAGCTCACCTGCGAGGGCTGTAACGTCTGTGGCCTCGTCTGCCCCGTTCCCGGGACGATAAGCCTAGAGGAAGTCCGCTCGGGGATAATAAGGAAGGCCACGACCAAGTACGGCTTTCCGATAATATCCGCCCAGCTCGATGTTGGCCGGCCCGAGAGCGGAAAGCTCGTCACGGAGGAGAAGGAGTGGGCTAAAAAACTTATGGAAGAGCTCAAGCTGGAGCACATGATAGTTGACTCGGCAGCTGGAATTGGCTGTCAGGTGATAGCGAGCATAGGCGGGGCAGATTTGACGATACTCATAGCGGAGCCAACGCCCGCTTCCCTCTCCGACGTCCAGAGGGCTTACAAGGTCGTCCAGCACTTCAGACAGCCGGCTTACTTAATAATCAACAAGGCCGACCTCAACCCGGGCTTCACCAGGCTGAGGGAGTGGGCCGAGAGCGAGGGAATCCCTGTTCTCGGAGAGATACCCTATGACAGAGCCATACCGAGGAGTATGAGCCTCCTCAAGCCCTTCGTCGAGGCCTTCCCAGAGAGCCAGGCGAGCAGGGCGATGGTTGAGCTCGCCGAGAGGATAAAGGAGGAAATCCTCGGTTAGTGGCACCGGAAATCTGAAACCCGGCTGGAGAAGGTGGTTTTGGTTTATTGGCTTTGTTCTTTTTTGAATTTCCCTCAGGCTGGCCCAAAGGGCTTTAACTGCCGTAAGGATTGGTATGGGGACTTTTCGGGTTTTGATTACCCCGACGGTGGTAATTTCCCACTGGATGAATACATCTGGAAGCGGGGAGAGCCAACACCGGAATTTAGCGTGTTCCGGTCCAACGGGAGAGACTAAGGGTTAAGCCCGCCCACTCTATTTCTGAGGATTTATAAATGGTGTGCAGTGGCATGGGTTTTCACGGTAAGGCTCAAACTTTTATTTCCGGAAAATGGGAAAATTTCCCGGGGTGTCCGTAGGACAGTGTTGTGTGGAAAGGCTACTGGATACCATGCGTGCTGGAGTTTGTCGTATATTGTTTGTTTCGCAGAACAACATTGTATGGGAAGGTGATGACTTATTTTCCCTCTTGGCGTTGCATATTCATCTCCGTAGAACAGCCCCAAACTGCACTTCTCCCCCGACGGTCGCGGGGGTTCTTCGTGGGAAGTGAATACAACCTTCCTGTGATCCCGAACT encodes:
- a CDS encoding ATP-binding protein; this translates as MQIAIASGKGGVGKSSITASLLYLLKDEYSFVAVDADAEAPNLSLLLGVTEWEEEREHFGAKVARINTENCVRCGICMERCPYECIYIDDEGNYVVNELTCEGCNVCGLVCPVPGTISLEEVRSGIIRKATTKYGFPIISAQLDVGRPESGKLVTEEKEWAKKLMEELKLEHMIVDSAAGIGCQVIASIGGADLTILIAEPTPASLSDVQRAYKVVQHFRQPAYLIINKADLNPGFTRLREWAESEGIPVLGEIPYDRAIPRSMSLLKPFVEAFPESQASRAMVELAERIKEEILG
- a CDS encoding ATP-binding protein: MQIAVSGGKGGTGKSTVAINLAVELARRFKLVLGDLDVEAPNDHILLGVKLTNERPVNQFMPRFDYSKCTRCRKCAEACEEHAIVTLRDGTPFLMPNLCSGCRACEIVCPVPGAIQEAFRVIGHTYVTETPYGFTLVTGKLREGEERSMPLVVEAKKLARSVPHELLLVDTAAGTGNTVSKAIEGSELLIAVTEPTPLGIHDTELILRLGQLMDMPTWVVINRADLGERERVYALAEKYGAEVVAEIPYSENIVRSYVQGEPVVLWDVPEAIIFRELAEKVARFLGGDE